A DNA window from Ostrea edulis chromosome 5, xbOstEdul1.1, whole genome shotgun sequence contains the following coding sequences:
- the LOC125650587 gene encoding uncharacterized protein LOC125650587, producing the protein MTEVMTSMDHHSDPSADPIMDIIAGGTRYKIMMQCLEIGLFDEIESLGETCTAETIAKKCGYDVAVLERLLSTLASYNLLQKDCNRKGMPSYRNSSGTSKYLTRSRRPTMIGLAMSVDAMIIPLLDNLPILLKSGKPKLDMNKNVTDNGNIMSSSPNHQKTPNNIMDKENNMGPGSPIKQNMPSMPHIPKMPCMPKMPPNSTKMPMEKNGMDYQAKFVMAMEGFSASCAASVVKAFDLSQHRSAVDLGGGPGRISYELANTYPHMKITVFDLPPVVQVAQKMQHPCSQGQVFFKAGNFFEDDLPSADLYLLGHVIHGFDLKGIDRLLQKVYTKLPPGGSVLVMEKILAENRMEPELAVTNDFVMTLLSQGQERTLSDYQRLFSKHGFVNLQFKHIDGLNYYDVMLLKKPF; encoded by the exons ATGACAGAGGTTATGACAAGCATGGACCATCATTCGGACCCCTCCGCAGATCCCATCATGGATATAATTGCTGGGGGGACCCGCTACAAG ATAATGATGCAGTGTTTAGAGATTGGTCTATTCGACGAAATTGAGTCCCTTGGCGAAACCTGCACGGCAGAAACCATTGCCAAGAAATGCGGATATGACGTTGCTGTGTTAGAGCGGTTGCTTAGTACTCTAGCAAGTTACAACCTTTTGCAGAAGGATTGCAACAGGAAAG GTATGCCTTCATACAGGAACTCATCAGGAACATCAAAGTACCTGACCCGCTCTCGCAGACCTACCATGATCGGGCTCGCCATGTCTGTCGATGCCATGATCATTCCGCTGCTGGATAATCTACCAATACTTCTGAAATCAG GTAAACCTAAACTTGATATGAACAAGAATGTAACCGACAACGGCAATATAATGAGTTCTTCACCGAACCATCAAAAGACACCCAACAACATCATGGacaaagaaaacaatatgggGCCTGGCTCGCCCATCAAACAGAACATGCCCAGTATGCCTCATATACCAAAAATGCCATGTATGCCGAAAATGCCCCCGAATTCCACCAAAATGCCCATGGAGAAAAATGGTATGGACTATCAGGCCAAATTCGTGATGGCCATGGAAGGATTCTCTGCATCTTGTGCGGCATCTGTTGTTAAGGCATTTGACCTTAGCCAACACAGATCTGCAGTAGATCTTGGCG GTGGACCTGGTAGAATCTCATATGAACTGGCCAATACTTATCCTCATATGAAGATCACAGTGTTTGATCTTCCTCCAGTAGTTCAAGTGGCACAGAAGATGCAGCACCCATGTTCACAAGGACAGGTCTTCTTCAAAGCTG GAAATTTCTTCGAGGACGACTTACCATCTGCTGACCTCTATCTGTTGGGTCATGTCATTCATGGTTTTGACTTGAAAGGGATCGATAGACTTCTGCAGAAAGTGTATACGAAACTCCCCCCAG gTGGATCAGTTCTAGTTATGGAAAAGATTCTAGCAGAAAATCGAATGGAACCAGAACTTGCCGTCACAAATGACTTTGTGATGACCCTTCTTTCACAAGGACAAGAGAGGACCTTATCCGATTATCAGAGACTCTTTTCTAAGCATGGTTTTGTCAATCTGCAATTCAAACACATAGATGGTCTAAATTATTATGATGTCATGCTCTTGAAGAAACCGTTTTAA